In Pseudodesulfovibrio sp. S3, one DNA window encodes the following:
- a CDS encoding metalloregulator ArsR/SmtB family transcription factor, with amino-acid sequence MQNVNSAKKAMLNERDFLFLAELFKALGDYTRVRILYALSVGELCVCALAEVLDMSQSAISHQLRLLRAARLVRYRKEGKNVFYSLDDNHVRNMVSQGLDHIREEG; translated from the coding sequence ATGCAGAACGTGAATTCGGCCAAAAAGGCCATGCTGAATGAACGTGATTTTCTTTTCCTGGCCGAGCTTTTCAAGGCATTGGGTGACTATACCCGTGTCCGCATCCTCTATGCCCTGTCAGTAGGTGAATTGTGCGTTTGTGCCTTGGCCGAGGTTCTGGATATGTCACAATCCGCAATTTCTCATCAACTTCGGCTGCTTCGGGCCGCCAGGCTGGTCAGGTATCGCAAGGAAGGGAAAAACGTATTCTACTCCCTGGATGACAACCATGTCCGCAACATGGTTTCTCAGGGGTTGGATCATATCAGGGAAGAAGGCTGA
- a CDS encoding SO_0444 family Cu/Zn efflux transporter: MDIILKILAESWHVLVEAAPYVLFGFFVAGLLKGFVSDAFMARHLGGKSIGSVLKAAVIGVPLPLCSCGVLPAALGLRRQGASKGATTAFMISTPETGVDSMAVTYALIDPVMMVIRPIAAMLTAVFAGVLVNAFPDKGDENPPLAVVANGPAPCVSGGCGCSSGSCSTAEDKSIRGRFLFGMDYAFGEMIGDIGRWLIVGVVIAGVIGAIVPTDALDQYVGTGFFSYLVMLVVALPLYVCATASTPIAASLLLKGLSPGAALVFLLAGPATNGATITVMLKTLGKRAAGIYVLSIIICSLGLAWATDQLYLALNLDIRAVVSTVDELLPHWMGVGAAVITLLLVARSFVRGHSHH; this comes from the coding sequence ATGGATATCATCCTGAAAATATTGGCCGAATCCTGGCATGTGCTGGTGGAGGCCGCTCCGTATGTCCTGTTCGGTTTTTTCGTGGCGGGTCTGCTCAAGGGGTTCGTGTCCGATGCCTTCATGGCCAGGCACCTGGGCGGCAAGTCCATTGGGTCCGTGCTCAAGGCGGCGGTCATCGGCGTGCCTCTGCCCCTGTGTTCCTGCGGCGTGCTGCCCGCAGCACTGGGGCTGCGCAGACAGGGGGCGAGCAAGGGGGCGACCACGGCCTTCATGATATCCACGCCCGAGACCGGTGTGGATTCCATGGCTGTGACCTATGCTCTCATCGACCCTGTCATGATGGTGATTCGACCCATTGCCGCTATGTTGACGGCGGTTTTTGCCGGGGTGTTGGTCAACGCGTTTCCGGACAAGGGTGATGAAAATCCGCCCTTGGCGGTTGTGGCGAATGGTCCGGCTCCATGCGTCAGCGGTGGGTGCGGGTGCAGTAGCGGGTCCTGTTCTACAGCAGAGGACAAGTCAATCCGTGGCCGTTTTCTGTTCGGCATGGACTACGCTTTTGGGGAAATGATCGGGGATATTGGCCGCTGGTTGATCGTGGGTGTGGTCATTGCCGGTGTCATCGGTGCAATTGTGCCCACTGATGCGTTGGATCAATATGTCGGAACCGGTTTCTTTTCCTATCTGGTCATGCTGGTGGTGGCCCTGCCGCTGTATGTCTGCGCCACAGCCTCCACCCCCATCGCCGCCTCGCTCCTGCTCAAGGGGCTGTCCCCGGGCGCGGCCCTGGTTTTTTTGCTGGCCGGACCGGCCACCAACGGCGCGACCATCACGGTCATGCTCAAGACCCTCGGAAAGCGGGCTGCCGGGATATACGTACTTTCCATCATTATTTGTTCCCTGGGGCTGGCCTGGGCCACGGATCAGTTGTATCTGGCCCTGAATCTGGATATCCGGGCTGTGGTCTCCACGGTGGATGAACTGTTGCCGCATTGGATGGGAGTGGGCGCAGCCGTGATCACGCTTCTGCTCGTGGCCAGGAGTTTTGTCCGGGGACATTCGCATCATTGA